A region of the Leptospirillum ferriphilum genome:
CCAATCCATTGCGGATCGCGGATAAACAAATCAATGTCCCGGCTGATTCTGTGGCTCAATTCGAGCATCAGTCTGGTTCCACCGCCAAGAAGGGGAGACAGACGACCGCTTCCGGCGGATGCTTCCGCATCGAACACGATCTGGGCGGCTCTTTTTTCGAGATCCTTCCAGCTGCCCGATACCAGCCAGCGGTCCATTTCGATTTTACTGATCCGCGGCATGGGACCTCCGGTGGTTAAAGAGTCACTTTTTCCCACTCAGGGGAGGGCGGAAAAGGCATCCCTATGATTTCTTCGTAAAGTTTCTGGACGTTTTCGACCGATGCACCGCATTCGTAAGCCGCTTTGAAAATAGAGGTCGGGGAATTTTCATTGAAAAGAGAAGCAAGAATGTCCTTCGCAGGAGACGCGATTCCGGCGAGACTCCCGTGTTTCAAGGCTTCGTAGACATCCTGTTCCGAAACGATTCCCGGCCCGTATGGAACGCTCAAGTGAAACGCGATCATGGCCCCAGCGCTATCCATTGTCCTCTATTCCCGGCGAGGTGGTTGAGATTGACTTTCTATCCAGACTGAAACGAAGTTTTGTTCGGACGGAGAGAACCGATCAAAAAATCGATTGAGAAACCGGAAAAATGTCTTCAGGTGTTCGTCCGTATCCAGCCAGTCGGAGATTGCCAAGTGCCGGGGAACTTGTCCTTTCGAAACGGAGCGGGCCAGCATATCGAGAATGGCCCGGTAATGATTGGCGGAATAAACCCTTGTTCCTTTTGGAAGCGAAATGCCCCGGCATCGAAGAGAGTCCGAGCATTCATGAATCCCATAATCTCCGAACAGAGCATTTGTGTTCCATTCGAGGCCCTCTCCGGCCAGGGGCAGATTGTCCGGGAAACGAGGGGAATCGAAAATACCCCAAAAATGCCAGTCTCCCCCTGTGTTTTCCGGAGCCGGAATATTGAGGGCAGCCATACCCGTCACATACCGTCTTGGACTCGTTTCGGGGAAAATGGCTGTTTCGGAAGAACCAGGATCCCTCGGTTTTTCAAATAAAAACTGTCCAGTCACTCTCCGGAGTGTAACTTTTCTGAACAGTATACATTCTGTCAAGAAGAAAAAAGTTTGTCCGATTTTCAGGATTTTATCTGTCCACTTTTCTCCGAAAGAAAATATCCCGGTTTTCCCTGAAAACGTCTTCAGGGAGGTCTTTGGTCCGGCCTGTGTTTATTCCTGAGGTTCTTCGTCCTTTGGCGTGTCCTCCTTGGTGACAGGGGTTTTGGATTCCATGAGGCCGGACCGGCGGCGTTCCTTGAGACGGAACGACTCGCCCTTGATGTTGACCGTCGTGGCATGGTGCAAAAGCCGGTCCAGAATGGCCGTGGCCAAGGTCTGATCGCCGAAGACATCTCCCCAGTCCAGAAAGCTTTTGTTGGAGGTCAGGATGAGACTGGCCTTCTCGTAGCGTCGGCAGAGGAGCCGGAAGAACAGACTGGCTTCCTCCCGGGAGAGGGGCAGGTACCCGATCTCATCATGGGATGCCAGGTCCAGGAAGCGGGGATGAAAGACGGGGGTTTCTCCGGTCCGGTGCGTGATCACAGCCGTCTTCTGATTGTCGACCAGCACCTCCCGCATTCCGCCCCCAAACCACTCGAAGGCCCGGAGGATTCCTTCATAGGTGTGTTCCGCATCCAGGCAGTCCGTTCCCCAGAAGTGAAAGCGGCGGGAATGTCCCAGCGTGTTGACGGAAAAATACACTTTCGTGACGGTCCCGCCGATCCGGGTCCAGATCTCCCCCCAGTCGTTTTGCATCTGCTGCCCGGGCAACGTTTCGAAGCGCACCGTTCTCCGGTTCGCGGACCGCAGGACCCGTTTGGGACGGATATAGTCTCGCACCAGGGTGATTTCCCCCGAATAGCCCTGCTCCTGAATCTCCCGGTACAGGACCACCGCATTCCAGACACCTTCTCCCAGACGCTGATCGATCCAGCGCTTGTACGGATCCAGCTTGCTCTTCCCCGATGGCCGCCCCACGGTCCCAGGCCCTCCCCGATCCAGAGCTCTCCGCACGGTTCGCGGATGAACCCCCAGCTCCTCGGCGATATCTTTCAGATATTTCCCGTTTGTCTTCCCTTGAGTTCTCATGAACCAGTCCCCTTTTGTGAGCATGGGTCACCTCCAGTCTTGAGTTCCTCAACTCACTGGAAGTTTACCCTCGTTGACGAAGGGGACATTTTCGTTCAGACATGTTTCATGCGACAGATTTTTCCCTGTTTATCTGACATATATCATTCCTGCTGACACCGCTCCCGGAGAGATGCCTTGAGGATCGAAAAACTTCCGACGCATTCCAGGTCTTTTTCGAGATTTTTGTTGTTCATGGAGTTCTCCTTTGTTCGTGATTGACTTTTCGTATCCGTATGGATACGATTGTTGCATGATCGTTCTTCGGCAAACCGAAACCTTCTCCCGTTGGCTTTCCCGTCTTTCGGACCCGATCGGACGGGCCCGGATCCTGGCCCGCCTGAAACGGATCCGGACCACAGGAAATATGGGCGACGTGAAACCGGTAGGAGAAGGGGTTTCGGAGATCCGGATCGATACGGGACCCGGCTACCGCCTGTATTTCGTCCGCCGGGAGAATACGGTGATCTTCCTTCTCTCGGGCGGCGACAAATCGACGCAGGACCGGGACATCGCCCGGGCCAGGGAACTGGCAAAAACACTGGAGTGAGCCATGAAAGAAAAAATTACGGACTTCGATCCCGCGGCCTATCTCGACAGCGAGGAGACCATTGCGGAATATCTGACCGCCATTCTGGAAGAGAACGATCCCGACCTTCTCCTGTCCGCCCTTTCCGACGTCGCCCGGGCGCGGGGAATGGCCCAAATCGCCAAG
Encoded here:
- a CDS encoding type II toxin-antitoxin system RelE/ParE family toxin — protein: MIVLRQTETFSRWLSRLSDPIGRARILARLKRIRTTGNMGDVKPVGEGVSEIRIDTGPGYRLYFVRRENTVIFLLSGGDKSTQDRDIARARELAKTLE
- a CDS encoding addiction module antidote protein — its product is MKEKITDFDPAAYLDSEETIAEYLTAILEENDPDLLLSALSDVARARGMAQIAKDSGLGRESLYKALAPGAKPRFETIMKVMHALGVKLTVHA